Proteins from a genomic interval of Papaver somniferum cultivar HN1 chromosome 4, ASM357369v1, whole genome shotgun sequence:
- the LOC113272056 gene encoding probable glutathione S-transferase parA gives MTNTLGYEHMLEIFFDNPLYGDVVCLDEQSPKEASLCADFMDPRIHPVDFGPSEVIVHPKFGGNDDFGGRQGIKYEYKEENLKDISPLLLEMNPIHKKIPVLIHYGKPISESLIIVEYIDEVWNEKSPLLPTDPYQKSQAKFWGDYIDKKFYAAGRKVRTSKGEDQENANKEYIEILKVLKGELGENPYFGGEKFGFVDVALIPFYSWFYAYETCGNFSIEEECPKIVSWAKKCMEIECVSQSLPDSGKIYEFVLTYY, from the exons ATGACGAACACCTTAGGTTATGAGCATATGCTAGAGATTTtctttgataatccattatatgGGGATGTTGTTTGTTTAGATGAacagtccccaaaagaagctagtcTTTGTGCTGACTTTATGGACCCTAGAATCCATCCCGTAGATTTTGGTCCATCTGAGGTTATTgttcaccctaagtttgggggtaatgatgatTTTGGTGGTCGTCAA gGTATCAAAtatgaatacaaggaagaaaatCTTAAAGATATAAGTCCTTTACTTCTGGAGATGAATCCAATCCATAAGAAAATCCCTGTTTTGATACACTATGGAAAACCCATTTCTGAATCACTCATAATTGTTGAATACATTGATGAAGTTTGGAATGAGAAATCTCCTCTTTTACCAACTGATCCTTACCAGAAATCCCAAGCTAAATTTTGGGGCGACTATATTGATAAAAAG TTTTATGCTGCTGGAAGGAAGGTACGGACAAGTAAAGGAGAAGATCAAGAGAATGCTAATAAGGAATATATTGAGATTCTGAAGGTATTGAAAGGAGAGCTTGGAGAGAATCCATATTTTGGTGGTGAAAAATTTGGATTTGTGGATGTGGCTTTGATTCCTTTCTATAGCTGGTTTTATGCATATGAGACCTGTGGAAATTTTAGCATTGAAGAAGAATGTCCAAAGATTGTGTCTTGGGCTAAGAAATGCATGGAAATAGAGTGTGTTTCCCAGTCGCTTCCTGATTCAGGAAAAATTTATGAATTTGTTCTCACATATTATTAA